A DNA window from Anaerocolumna sp. AGMB13020 contains the following coding sequences:
- a CDS encoding sirohydrochlorin cobaltochelatase — translation MQKKGLLVVSFGTSHLNTLEKTIVKIEEKLSETFPGYVLYRAFTSKMIIRILKERDGMEIFTVAQALKQMAEDGISEVIVQPTHILHGVENDRMIEDIRTKAQEFVSIKVGNPLLSSTEDYRKAVEEVAEEMDTGSAEKALIFMGHGTSHYTNSSYAALEYVFRDKGYEHVYVGTVEAYPSLETILPRLKAKGYKGVCLAPFMVVSGDHAANDMAGEEDSWKEMLLQEGFEVECILKGLGEYKGIQEIFAEHAKAAIRL, via the coding sequence ATGCAGAAGAAAGGCTTGCTGGTTGTAAGTTTTGGAACCAGTCATTTAAACACTTTGGAAAAAACAATCGTCAAGATAGAAGAAAAATTATCGGAAACTTTTCCGGGCTATGTGCTTTACCGTGCATTTACCAGCAAAATGATTATCAGAATTCTGAAAGAGAGGGATGGGATGGAGATATTTACAGTAGCCCAGGCCTTAAAACAGATGGCGGAGGACGGTATCAGTGAGGTTATCGTACAGCCTACTCATATTCTCCATGGGGTAGAAAATGACCGTATGATTGAGGATATAAGAACGAAGGCACAGGAATTTGTATCCATAAAGGTTGGAAACCCTCTCCTTAGCAGTACAGAGGATTATCGGAAGGCAGTAGAAGAAGTAGCAGAAGAAATGGATACCGGAAGTGCAGAGAAAGCCCTGATATTTATGGGGCATGGGACAAGTCATTATACGAACAGCTCCTATGCGGCCTTGGAATATGTATTTAGGGACAAAGGCTATGAGCATGTTTATGTGGGAACGGTAGAGGCGTATCCTTCTCTTGAAACCATTCTTCCAAGATTAAAGGCGAAAGGGTATAAAGGTGTCTGTCTTGCTCCCTTTATGGTGGTATCAGGCGATCATGCCGCCAACGATATGGCAGGTGAGGAGGATTCCTGGAAGGAGATGCTCTTACAGGAGGGTTTTGAAGTGGAATGTATCTTAAAGGGGTTAGGTGAATACAAAGGAATACAGGAAATCTTTGCAGAACATGCAAAAGCAGCAATTCGTTTATAA